In Desulfosudis oleivorans Hxd3, the DNA window GCTGGTTTCAAGGTCCCGGCGGGAGCGGGCCACGGCCACCGCAAAATCGCGGTAAAAGTCCGGCTGCGGGCCGGCCTCCGCCATTTGCCGGGCCGTCTGCCGAAGATCAGCATAAATGGTTAAAAGATCACTGGCGTTCAGGTTATCCACCAATGCACCACATCTCCCTGGGCAGACGGGAGCCGTTTGTTCCCACGGCGTTATGGCCCCCCGGTTTCAGGCGCACCGCCTCCCGGAATGTCGCTTCGATCTCAGACAAAGAGGCACCGCCGCGCAACGGGCCCTTGATGTCAACGGCCCGGTCGGACATCAGACAGGGCCGCAGCCTGCCGTCCGCGGTCAGGCGAAGCCGGTTACAGGTTTTGCAGAAATGACAGCTCACCGGGCGAATGATACCGATTTCTCCCATGGCGCCGTCAATGGTAAACCGCTGGGCCGTGGAGCCGTCACCGGTATCTCCGATGGGCACCATGCGGCCCACATCGGCAATACGCGCCTGAATATCAGGACCGAGCAGCGGCGCCTCGGCATCAGCCAGCCGGGTTTCCACCGGCATCTGTTCGATGAACCGGACGTGAACAGGCCACTTGAGCACCAGCCTTGCAAAGTCGGCCACCTCGTCGTCATTGATGCCCCGCATCACCACCATGTTCAGCTTCACAGGGGAAAACCCCGCCTTCAGGGCCGCCTGTATGCCCTTCCAGACCCGGTCAAACCGGTCATGGCCCGTGATGGTTTTAAACCGCCGTCGGTCCAGGGTGTCCAGACTGATGTTGATGCGATTGACGCCGGCCTTCCGCAACCTGCCGGCGCAGTCGGCCAGCACCACGCCGTTGGTGGTCAGGGACAGATCCGTGATGCCGCTGATGGCTGACACACTGCCGATAAAATCACAGGCATCCTTTCGAACAAGGGGTTCGCCGCCGGTGATGCGCACCTTGGTGATGCCCAGCCCGGCACCGGCCTCGATAATGGAAAGAAGCTCCTCATAGGTCAGGATATCACTATGGGCCAGCTTTTTCGCATACCGGGACGGGTTGCAGTAGATGCAGTTCAGGTTGCACCGGTCAGTGACGGAAACACGCAGGTAGGTGATGCGCCGGCCGTGAGTGTCGATCAATAAATCATTTCGCAAGGGTCTGTCTCATTTCCGCTGTGAAAACTTCCGTTGATATGCCGCGATCTCCACCATGGGGGGGCGCTCGTTGAGGACCATGGTATGAATGTCCGGAACATGTTCGTTGTTGACCAGAACAAACTGGATCATCTCCTCAAACAGCCTGCGGGTCAAGGTGATGCGGCCCAGTTTTTCAATCCGGTCAAAAAAGGTTTTCATTACGGTAAACGCCATGCGGCCCAGGGCCCTGGTGTCCTGGTTCCGGTGGACCCGCTTGTCTAAGTCCACCTGGGCCATGACACCCAGCCCCCACTTTCTGTAGATATCAAGAATCATGCCGGTCTCAATGCCATAGCCGATGGGAAAGGGAATCTTTTCAAACACCGACCGGTAACCGGCATACTCTCCGGACAGAGGCTGAAGCAGCTGGGCCAGTTCGGGAAAAAAAAGCGAAAACAGGGGTCGCACCACCAGCTCGGTGACCCGGCCGCCGCCGCTGGCCACCACTTTTTTTTGATCCAGGGCGATGGGCCGATCGTAAAAGGCCTTGGAAAACCTGATGGTGTCGGTGGTGATCAGGGGGCCCACCAGGCCGTAGACAAACCGCGGATGGATGTTCTTGATGTCCGCGTCCAGGTAGACGAGAATGTCTCCTTCGGTAACGTAGAGGGCTTTCCACAGGTTCTCCCCCTTGCCGGAAAACCGCTCCAGGTCCGGCAGGATCTCGTCGGCGGCATAGGTTCTGGCGCCGTAGGCCGCGGCCTCCCCAAGGGTGTTGTCCTCAGAGCCCGAATCCACCACCACGATCTCGTCGATCAGGGGATGGCGGGACACCAGCTCCGACTTTAAAATAACGATCTCCTTGGCAATGGTCTTTTCCTCGTTGAGGGTGGGCAGGCAGAGGGAGATGGTCAGGCCTTTTTTCTCTTTGGCCTCCACCAGGGCACCGATATCGCTGAACGCGGAGTGGTGCAGGGTATTGGTTTCAATCCAGGGCCGGTTCATCGCACACTCCGTCGTCAATGGCCAGCATCACGCCCACGATCTGGGCGATGCCCCGGAACATGGGCTCGATCCGGATTTTCGAAAGCTCCGGCGCAAAGGCCTCCTCACCGTAGGTGATGCCCAGGGTCACCGCCGGTATGTTTCTCGACAGAAAGGCGGACAGCTCCGACTCGCTGGGCAGGGCCACCGGCTCCAGCTTGAGCCGCTTCATCACCTCCACCGTGGCCTTGACCAGGGGATGGCTGAACCGCAGGCGCGACGGCAGCTGTTCGCTGATGTTCTTCATTCGAAGATGCACATGATACTCATGGGCCAGGCCGGCCACGATGTCTTGAATGTCGTTGCAGACAGCGGTCACCATATCGGCATGGTCGCTCTGAATCTCGAGGCTGAGCCGGGCCTCCAGGGCCGCGGTGCCGTGCTTGGTGCCGCCCCGAATCCGGCCGATCACCACCCGGGTAAGCGGCCGCTGGGGCAGGCGCAGTTCCAGAATCTGGTTGATCACCTCGTTTAACACGAGAATGGCATTGGGCGGAGACTTGTGTTTAAGGCCGGCGCCCGGCGTGACGCTGCACTCGATTTCACAGCGCTTCAGCCCTTCGGAAAAATAGCTGATCCGGCCGAGCTTGTGGCCCTCGATGCAGACCGCCCCGCGGATCGGGGTCCGCCAGTGGTCCAGCAGAAACCGGATGCCCTCCAGGTTGCCCTTGCCGATGGAGCGGACCACCCCGGCCAGCACGATGTCCGACGCAAAGAAGAGGTCCAGTGCCCGAAGAATATCGGGAAGAGAGGCCAGCACGCCGATGCCCACGGAATTGTCCATGATGCCGGGGCCGATGATGGTGTTTTTCTTTACCGTGTAGTTATGGTCCACGTCCCGGTTCGCCACCGTGTCCAGGTGGGCCACCACGAACAGGGGCGGTTTGTCCGGGTCTTTCCCCTTAATAATACCCACCGGGTTGCCCATGCCATCGGCGGCGCACTCAATGCCGGCCGTGGAGAACCGCTCCAGCAGCATATCGGCCCGCTGGGCCTCCTCAAAGGTCGGGGCCGGCACCTGGCCGGTGAGCACGATGTTGGTGATAATCGTCTCTTTGATCGATTTGATTGTTTCTACAAATAGTGGTATTCGGTTGCTGTGCGGCATCATTTTCTTTCCACCGGGGCTTGTTTGTCTGCGGGCGAACAGGCCGTTTTTACGGGTTCATGATGCCTGAAAAGCGCCCTGCCGTCAAGGCAAACGGGCAACGGAGCAACGCATGACAACGACACAACCTTACGGCCTGGCCATGGCCCGCCTGCTGGAACGTCTTTACAACCGGCCCGGCACCTCCCGGCTGGTGGTGGTGATGCGCCACTCGGCCCGGCGCTATGCCGAGCACCCGGCCGGCGAGCCCTTCATGGAACTCACCGAAGAGGGAAAGGAGATCGCCCATGCCTGGGGAAAGGCCCTGCCACCGGGCGCGCCGGTCTCGTTTTTCTCAAGCTTCATAGGCCGGTGCATCGAAACCGCCTACCTGATCGACAAGGGCCACGTGGCGGCCGGGGGCCAAACCCGGCACACGGTCATTGAAGAGACCCTGTCCCCCTATTACGTGAGAAACGCCCACCGGTTCCTGGAGGTGTGCAAAACGCTTTCCGACTTTTTTACCCAGTGGTTTGCCGGCCGCATTTCACCTGAAATCATTGATCACCCCTCCGACATCGCCGGGCGAATGGCCGGATTCTGGCACCACCGGCTGGACACGGGGAGCACCGGCGAAAAGACCGTGGATATCTGCATCACCCACGACTGGAACCTGTTCGTGGCCCGGGAGTACCTGCTGGGCCTGGCCCACGACGCCCACGGCGATGTGGCCTACCTGGACGGCGTGGTGGTGTTTGAGGAAAAGGGGAAACGCTATATCGTCAGCCCGGACAACGACCCCGCGGTCCTTCCGGACCGGCCATGATCCGACGCAACGGTTCCGACCGACAGCAACCGAAGAAACACAAGGAGAATACGCCATGACCCACAACAACCGTTCCATTGCCGAACGCATGAACACCGACTTTCCCTGGCCTGTGTGGCTGGCCGGATGGATGGCCCTGTTAAAAGGGGTGATATGGCTCTCCACCGACCCCAACCTGCCGGCCTCCCAGCTGACCGTTCTGGGCGTCAAGCATGTGCTTTTCATGGCTCCGTTTGTCGCCTGCGCCTTTGGCGCGTGGAAACTGCGACGGTGGGCCGGGTGGGCGCTGGTGGTGCTGTGCGGCCTGGAGCTGATCTTTTTCGCGGTCTATCCACCGGCTTTGAAAGCCCTGACCTTTAACGACATCACGGCCGTGACCCTGCTGTTTTCCGCCGCGGTCTTCGTGGTCAATGGACCGGTGGGCGCCGTTCTGATTCTGGCCCTGACACCGTCGCTTTTCCGGCATTCAGGGACAAACGGCCGTTCATAAACGGGAGATCACGAATGAAAAACACCTACCTGAAGCTGGAGATCACCGACCGGGTGGCCCTGGTGACCATTGACCGGCCGGAAAAGAAAAACGCCCTCTCCCCGGAGGTGCTGGCCGAGGTCGAGGCCGTGTTTACCGCACTGGACGCCGACCCTGATGTTCACGTGGTGGTGTTCACCGGCGGAGAGCACTTTTTTTCCGCCGGGTTTGACCTCAATTTTATCCGCACCATTGAAAAAAACAGCAACGAGGACTTCACGGCCCTGTTTCACCGGGCCTACCGGGCCGTCCTGTTCTGCGGCCAGCCGGTGATCGCGGCAGTGGGAGGACCGGCCATTGCCGGCGGGTTTGACCTGACCATGATGTGCGACATCCGCTATGCGTCGGAACGGGCCAAATTCGGCCAGCGGGAAATCGCCCTCTCCCTGACGCCCATTTTAGACCCCCTCTGGCGGATCATCGGCCTGGGCCGGGCAAAGGAGGTGGCCCTGACCGGCCGGATTTACGGGGCCGCCGAGGCCGAGCAGATGGGATATGTAAGCCGTGTGTTTCCGGAAGGAAAACTTGTCGCGTCAGTCATGGCCATCGCCAAATCCATGGCCGCGTACGACCGCCAGTGCCTGCGGGAAACCAAGGAGTTGTCCAATGCGCTTTTAAACCAGGATCTGGGCGGGGCCATGAAAACCCAGGAGTGGCTG includes these proteins:
- the moaA gene encoding GTP 3',8-cyclase MoaA, which translates into the protein MRNDLLIDTHGRRITYLRVSVTDRCNLNCIYCNPSRYAKKLAHSDILTYEELLSIIEAGAGLGITKVRITGGEPLVRKDACDFIGSVSAISGITDLSLTTNGVVLADCAGRLRKAGVNRINISLDTLDRRRFKTITGHDRFDRVWKGIQAALKAGFSPVKLNMVVMRGINDDEVADFARLVLKWPVHVRFIEQMPVETRLADAEAPLLGPDIQARIADVGRMVPIGDTGDGSTAQRFTIDGAMGEIGIIRPVSCHFCKTCNRLRLTADGRLRPCLMSDRAVDIKGPLRGGASLSEIEATFREAVRLKPGGHNAVGTNGSRLPREMWCIGG
- a CDS encoding histidine phosphatase family protein, whose amino-acid sequence is MRHSARRYAEHPAGEPFMELTEEGKEIAHAWGKALPPGAPVSFFSSFIGRCIETAYLIDKGHVAAGGQTRHTVIEETLSPYYVRNAHRFLEVCKTLSDFFTQWFAGRISPEIIDHPSDIAGRMAGFWHHRLDTGSTGEKTVDICITHDWNLFVAREYLLGLAHDAHGDVAYLDGVVVFEEKGKRYIVSPDNDPAVLPDRP
- a CDS encoding enoyl-CoA hydratase/isomerase family protein; the protein is MKNTYLKLEITDRVALVTIDRPEKKNALSPEVLAEVEAVFTALDADPDVHVVVFTGGEHFFSAGFDLNFIRTIEKNSNEDFTALFHRAYRAVLFCGQPVIAAVGGPAIAGGFDLTMMCDIRYASERAKFGQREIALSLTPILDPLWRIIGLGRAKEVALTGRIYGAAEAEQMGYVSRVFPEGKLVASVMAIAKSMAAYDRQCLRETKELSNALLNQDLGGAMKTQEWLFRTYIGAPDNHRRIDALLESLRKKASSPD
- a CDS encoding glucosyl-3-phosphoglycerate synthase; this translates as MNRPWIETNTLHHSAFSDIGALVEAKEKKGLTISLCLPTLNEEKTIAKEIVILKSELVSRHPLIDEIVVVDSGSEDNTLGEAAAYGARTYAADEILPDLERFSGKGENLWKALYVTEGDILVYLDADIKNIHPRFVYGLVGPLITTDTIRFSKAFYDRPIALDQKKVVASGGGRVTELVVRPLFSLFFPELAQLLQPLSGEYAGYRSVFEKIPFPIGYGIETGMILDIYRKWGLGVMAQVDLDKRVHRNQDTRALGRMAFTVMKTFFDRIEKLGRITLTRRLFEEMIQFVLVNNEHVPDIHTMVLNERPPMVEIAAYQRKFSQRK
- a CDS encoding M28 family peptidase, which gives rise to MMPHSNRIPLFVETIKSIKETIITNIVLTGQVPAPTFEEAQRADMLLERFSTAGIECAADGMGNPVGIIKGKDPDKPPLFVVAHLDTVANRDVDHNYTVKKNTIIGPGIMDNSVGIGVLASLPDILRALDLFFASDIVLAGVVRSIGKGNLEGIRFLLDHWRTPIRGAVCIEGHKLGRISYFSEGLKRCEIECSVTPGAGLKHKSPPNAILVLNEVINQILELRLPQRPLTRVVIGRIRGGTKHGTAALEARLSLEIQSDHADMVTAVCNDIQDIVAGLAHEYHVHLRMKNISEQLPSRLRFSHPLVKATVEVMKRLKLEPVALPSESELSAFLSRNIPAVTLGITYGEEAFAPELSKIRIEPMFRGIAQIVGVMLAIDDGVCDEPALD